A window of Primulina huaijiensis isolate GDHJ02 chromosome 9, ASM1229523v2, whole genome shotgun sequence contains these coding sequences:
- the LOC140983781 gene encoding uncharacterized protein isoform X2, with protein sequence MQLPRKVQLLHVTFRDANIQRLHHFHLLSLVNKKTKNILTSSALHSRDNLASPPPYTAGYSDSGDDDKFDNTYEETLQDMENKVLRKAMKESRRTRAFEEDMQNRYGSGNVGGNSSSPSANPNLRKHMTRSFSVREGAQLPSKGIDSYMFSSKRKSIKNWFAPEKVKDVGKAISKWFIYNAIPFNAADSGPYYQAMINAIADVRPGVQGPSGRQIGGVFLEEEVEDITIYLNTLKSKWSKYGCTIMCDGWSTRNKHPIINFMIYCDRNMIFHSSVDCTNKRKTTDFILSLLNNVIDDIGEENVVHVVTDSESANKAAGQKLMIEKPHMFWPPCACTLY encoded by the exons ATGCAACTGCCCAGAAAAGTTCAACTTCTCCACGTAACGTTTCGAGACGCGAACATACAAAGGCTTCACCATTTTCAT CTATTATCTCTGGTaaataaaaagacaaaaaacATTCTTACTTCCTCAGCTTTACACAGCAGGGACAATCTTGCATCGCCGCCACCGTACACCGCCGGTTATAG TGACAGTGGAGATGatgataaatttgataatacCTATGAAGAAACTTTACAAGATATGGAAAATAAGGTATTGCGAAAAGCAATGAAAGAAAGTCGTAGAACAAGAGCATTTGAGGAAGATATGCAAAACCGATATGGTTCag gAAATGTTGGTGGTAATTCATCATCACCAAGTGCAAATCCCAATTTAAGAAAACATATGACTCGTAGCTTTAGCGTACGAGAGGGAGCTCAGTTACCATCGAAAGGGATTGATTCTTACATGTTTTCATCAAAACGAAAGAGTATAAAAAATTGGTTTGCTCCTGAAAAGGTCAAAGATGTTGGGAAGGCTATTTCAAAATGGTTTATATACAATGCAATTCCATTTAATGCAGCAGATAGTGGTCCATACTACCAAGCAATGATTAATGCCATCGCAGATGTTAGACCTGGAGTACAAGGTCCTTCGGGACGTCAAATAGGTGGTGTTTTCCTGGAAGAGGAGGTAGAAGATATCACTATATATTTGAATACATTAAAATCCAAATGGTCAAAATATGGATGTACAATAATGTGTGATGGTTGGAGCACACGCAACAAGCATCCtatcattaattttatgatatactGCGATCGCAACATGATATTTCATAGTTCAGTGGATtgcacaaacaaaagaaagacaACCGATTTTATATTATCTCTTTTGAATAATGTTATTGACGATATTGGAGAAGAAAATGTTGTACATGTGGTTACAGATAGTGAAAGTGCAAACAAAGCTGCTGGACAAAAATTGATGATTGAAAAACCTCACATGTTTTGGCCACCTTGTGCTTGCACACTGTATTGA
- the LOC140983781 gene encoding uncharacterized protein isoform X1 codes for MAPKLDIGWEFGKSIGGDRKTIQCKLCEKIITGGITRLKQHIAHVAGNVESCTKAPKEISLMFRKHLQDTKNERNLIKKKKEIAINATQQSIHGLDNCSDSGDDDKFDNTYEETLQDMENKVLRKAMKESRRTRAFEEDMQNRYGSGNVGGNSSSPSANPNLRKHMTRSFSVREGAQLPSKGIDSYMFSSKRKSIKNWFAPEKVKDVGKAISKWFIYNAIPFNAADSGPYYQAMINAIADVRPGVQGPSGRQIGGVFLEEEVEDITIYLNTLKSKWSKYGCTIMCDGWSTRNKHPIINFMIYCDRNMIFHSSVDCTNKRKTTDFILSLLNNVIDDIGEENVVHVVTDSESANKAAGQKLMIEKPHMFWPPCACTLY; via the exons ATGGCTCCAAAACTCGATATTGGTTGGGAGTTTGGTAAATCCATCGGAGGTGATAGAAAGACAATACAATGCAAACtttgtgaaaaaattataaCTGGTGGAATTACAAGATTAAAGCAACATATTGCTCATGTTGCTGGAAATGTTGAGTCATGCACTAAAGCTCCAAAAGAAATATCATTGATGTTCCGGAAACATCTTCAAGATACTAAGAACGAGAGAAATTTAatcaaaaaaaagaaagaaattgctATTAATGCAACTCAACAGAGCATACATGGACTTGATAATTGCAGTGACAGTGGAGATGatgataaatttgataatacCTATGAAGAAACTTTACAAGATATGGAAAATAAGGTATTGCGAAAAGCAATGAAAGAAAGTCGTAGAACAAGAGCATTTGAGGAAGATATGCAAAACCGATATGGTTCag gAAATGTTGGTGGTAATTCATCATCACCAAGTGCAAATCCCAATTTAAGAAAACATATGACTCGTAGCTTTAGCGTACGAGAGGGAGCTCAGTTACCATCGAAAGGGATTGATTCTTACATGTTTTCATCAAAACGAAAGAGTATAAAAAATTGGTTTGCTCCTGAAAAGGTCAAAGATGTTGGGAAGGCTATTTCAAAATGGTTTATATACAATGCAATTCCATTTAATGCAGCAGATAGTGGTCCATACTACCAAGCAATGATTAATGCCATCGCAGATGTTAGACCTGGAGTACAAGGTCCTTCGGGACGTCAAATAGGTGGTGTTTTCCTGGAAGAGGAGGTAGAAGATATCACTATATATTTGAATACATTAAAATCCAAATGGTCAAAATATGGATGTACAATAATGTGTGATGGTTGGAGCACACGCAACAAGCATCCtatcattaattttatgatatactGCGATCGCAACATGATATTTCATAGTTCAGTGGATtgcacaaacaaaagaaagacaACCGATTTTATATTATCTCTTTTGAATAATGTTATTGACGATATTGGAGAAGAAAATGTTGTACATGTGGTTACAGATAGTGAAAGTGCAAACAAAGCTGCTGGACAAAAATTGATGATTGAAAAACCTCACATGTTTTGGCCACCTTGTGCTTGCACACTGTATTGA